Genomic window (Leptolyngbya sp. 'hensonii'):
GTCCGCTGCTACCCTGGCCCTACAACCGGGAGAGAGCTACAGCGTCGGCCTGGAGTATAACGATACTCCTAACTTCCAGGCCAGCGCCCGCTATGAATTTCGCAGTTCCCCGTCGGGCAGTAATACGGTGATCTCCGCCGCTGCTGCGGGCAAGCTCTCCCCTGCGGTGACGGTGCTCTTCCGCTACCAGCAGGCTAATGCCTCGAACCAGCTCCTGCAGGGCCTGGGAGACACCTCCAGTCTGAAGATCGGGCTGGCCTATCGCGATCCGCAGAATGACAGTTTCAATGCCCTACTGCGCTATGAATACCGCAAGAATCCCTCGGTGATTCCCAACACAATTCTGCTGGGTAGCGGCACCGGCTCAGAAGACCAGACCCTGGCTTTGGAGGCCATCTATGCCCCCGACTGGCAGTGGGAGTTCTATGGTAAGTTCGCAGTCCGCAGCAGCACCACCTATCTGGCCAGGGATTTAGTCGGCACCAGTTCCATCTCCCTGGCCCAGTTACGGGCCACCTACCGCCTGGGCTACAACATGGACTTGGTGGGAGAAGGCCGCTGGATTAACCAGCCCTCGACGGGCTACAGCGAAACGGGATTTTCGATCGAAGCCGGGTATTACCTGACCCCCAATCTGCGGGCGGCGATCGGGTACAGTTCCGGCAGCATCGTTGCCGGGGATCTGGCCGGGAACCGCTCTGCCGGTGGCTTTTATGCCGGGTTGACGGTAAAACTGAACGAGTTGTTTGATGGCTTTGGCTTGCAAAAGCCCCTGCCCCCGGCTCCCCAGGTGGCAACAGCCCCGCCTCCAGTTCCCATAATCCAGGCTGCAGCCTCCCCCCCATTGCGACTAGATCTGGCCCAGAATCTAGGGTTTGCTGACAAACAAGCTAATCTCAGCCCTCAGGATATGGAAGTGCTGGACCAGATTGCCGTGATTCTGCAACAATATCCGGCGGTGGCGGTGGAGATTCAAGCCTATCTGCCCTCCCTGCTGGTCGGGAGCACCGCTCCGGATCTGGAAACCCAACGGGTCATTACGGCCCGAGGTTATCTGCTCGGAAAGGGCATCAGCGCCCAACAGGTGATTATCCGTTCGCTGGGACAACAGGCCAGCGGGTCACAAAACCAGTATTTCTCCCTGGTGCTGACCGGCCCCTCGGAAACATTTGGCTTTATGGCCGCTCAGTTAGAAAATGGGGAAACAGCCTCTCCAGCCTTGAATACCCTGCGCCAGATTGTCCCCGTGCAAACCCAGGCGACGAGTCCGACTGCCTCTCCTCCCGCAGGACTAGCCCTGGCCGTGGATACCAATGGGTCTGTCTCGGAGCAACCGGCCTTGAATCAGGTCATCTCATTGCTAAAAGCGAATCCCAATCAGACGATCGAACTGCAGGGCTATGGGATTGGAAACCCGGATGCTGCCTTGGACAGGCTTCTGGTGGCCCGGACCTACCTGATGGACCAGGGGATTGAAGCCGATCGCATCCTGATTCGGACGCCAGAGGTGACCCAACTTCAGGCCCAGGACCCCAATCGGGTGGACCTGATCCTCAGCCAGACCCCGACCCCGACTGTGACGGCCCAGGCCGATCGGGCCACCAATCTGCGCCTAGCCCTGGCCCTCAACCTCCTGCTCGGTCGGGATACGACCACGGTGCAGGCCATGTTGCGAACCCTGGGCATCAACCCGCCCGAAATCCAGGGGGCATTGGTAGACCCCGTTCTTCTAGAGAAGCTCCAGAAAGACATTCGATGATCATGATGCATCCCATCTTCAGCAAATTCTCTCGATCCTGTCGCTACGCACTGCTTGCGATCGTGGCCCTGCTGGGAACCCTGCTGTTCCATCTCGGCACCACGCCCCCCGCGATCGCCCAGGTGGCCTCCCTCAACAAGAGCTTCTCCCCCCTACAGATTAACCCCGGCCAGAGTTCCACCCTGACCGTGACCCTGTTCAACTCTGCCACCACTGCCCTGACCAACGCTGCGGTGACCGACAACCTGCCTGCTGGGATGGGAATTGCCAATCCACCTGCCATCACCAACACCTGTGGTGGCACCGTCACGGCGATCGCAGGCAGCACCGCCTTTTCCCTGGCTGGGGGAAACGTTCCAGCTAAAGTTGGGACTGTGGATGGCCAGTGCAGTTTCTCCGTTAACGTCACAACGACGGTCCAGGGCAACTCAGTGAATACGATTCCGGTCAACGCCTTCACCAATGATCAGGGTCAAACCAATGCCACCCCAGCCAGCGCTACATTGCAAGTGCGGACCATGGCCAACCCTGGTCTGAGTAAGAACTTCACCCCCAGCAACACCATCTTTGCGGGTCAAACCACCAATCTGTTGATTCGGGTTACGAATAATGACGCGAACGTGGTCCTGACCGCTGTCTCCCTGACCGATAATCTGCCGACCAATGTCACGGTTGCGGGTGCGGCTACCACCAACTGTACTGGTGGGACGGCGGCCACCACCGCCACTTCCGTCACCCTCACGGGCGGTTCCATCAACCCTGGAGCTAACTGTACTGTGACTGTTCCAGTAACTTCCACCGTTACAGGTAGCTATACCAATACGTTGCCGATCGGCAGCCTGACCAACACCCAGGGGGTGACGAATGCCTCTGTTGCCACCGCCAATTTGACCGTTCAGAACCTGTCTGTCACGAAAGCCTTTTCCCCGTCAACCAACATACCAGGGAGCCCCTCCACCCTGACGATTACCCTGTTTAATCCCTCTGGGGCGGCCTATACGGGGGTGGGGGTGACCGATAACCTGCCCTCCGGCTTGCTGGTCGCCAGCCCTCCCAATACCAGTACCACCTGTGGTGCGGGCACTGTGAATGCCGCTGCCGGAGCCAGCTCTTTTAATCTCACAGGTGGGACCATTCCGGCGGCAGTAGGAGCGACCCCTGGTTCCTGCACGGTGACCGTCAGTGTCGTCGCCAGTAGCACCGGCAACCGCACCAACACCATTCCTGCCGGTGGGGTGACAACAGCCCAGGGAGCCACCAATGTGGCCCCCGGATCGGCCACCCTGTCCGTTGTTGCCGGACTCAACCCGGTCACCCTGGCCAAAACCTTCCTGACCAACCCAATCCCAGTGGGGGCTCCCTCTGTCTTGAGAATCCGGTTGACCAATCCCAATGGCAGTCCCAACGTCCTGACTAGCCTGGGCATCACCGACACCCTGCCCACGAACGTGGTGATTGCCAATCCCCCTAATGCCAGCACCACCTGTAGCGGCGGCACGGTCACTGCCACGGCTGGGGGCAATTCTGTCACCCTGTCTGGCGGCACTCTCAACATCAACAGCAATTGTGATGTGCTGGTTAGTGTGACGGGTACTGCACCGGGGGCCTATCTCAACTCCATTCCAGCAAACAGCATCACCAATGCCCAAGGCCGCACGAATACCAGTGCCGCCAATGCCACCCTGAATGTCACCTCTGGGGTTGAGATCAGCAAGGCGTTCTTTCCCAATACGATCGCCCCTGGGGGGCGCAGCACCCTGATTGTCACCCTGACCAACTACCTGACCACCGCGGTCACCGGAGTGCAGTTGACCGATAACCTGCCCCAGGGAGCCCGCCCCATTCGGGTTGCCAACTCTCCCAACAATGCCGCCACCACCTGCGGCACGGGCACCGTCACTGCCGTTGCCAACGCGACCAGCTTTACCCTCAGCAATGGCACCATTCCCGCTGCCCAGGGCGCGGTGCCGGGGATCTGCACTTTCCAGGTGGAGGTCACCAGCACCGCATCCAGCAGCAATAACACCAATACGATTCCCAGTGGGGCGTTGACCAGTACCCAGGGGGTGACGAACCTGTTACAGGCCCAGGCCACCCTCAACTTCACGCCTCTACCCGTCAATGTGATCAAGAGTTTCAACCCTCTGACCGTTTCCGGGGGCAGTACCTCCACGATGACCGTCACCCTGACCAATCCCTCCACTACCCAGACCTATCTGCAAACCACCTTCACCGACACCATGCCCGCCGGGATGCAGGTAGCTTCTGTGCCCAATGCCACGACGAACTGTACCAATGGGATTGTGACAGCAGTGCCGGGGGCGAATACTTTCACCTTCAGTAATGGGCAAATTGCTCCCAACACCAGTTGCAATGTCTCCCTGCAGGTCACGTCTACGGTGACGGGCAACCGCACCAACACGATTCCGATCGGGGGCGTGACGACATTCCAGGGGGCGACCAACACCAGTGCCGCCAGTGCCACCCTGACCAACCTGCCCGGATTGGGCGTGGGCAAGGCGTTCAGCCCCTCCCTGGTGCAACCGGGGGATACGGCCCTCCTCACGATCACCATTATCAACGCCAACCCGATCGACCTGACCAGCCTCTCCCTGACGGACACTCTGCCCAGCGGCGTGACGATCGCCCCCATCCCCAATGGCACCACCACCTGCACCAGCGGCACGGTCACCACCACGGCTGACAGCGTCACGATCAC
Coding sequences:
- a CDS encoding DUF11 domain-containing protein, giving the protein MMHPIFSKFSRSCRYALLAIVALLGTLLFHLGTTPPAIAQVASLNKSFSPLQINPGQSSTLTVTLFNSATTALTNAAVTDNLPAGMGIANPPAITNTCGGTVTAIAGSTAFSLAGGNVPAKVGTVDGQCSFSVNVTTTVQGNSVNTIPVNAFTNDQGQTNATPASATLQVRTMANPGLSKNFTPSNTIFAGQTTNLLIRVTNNDANVVLTAVSLTDNLPTNVTVAGAATTNCTGGTAATTATSVTLTGGSINPGANCTVTVPVTSTVTGSYTNTLPIGSLTNTQGVTNASVATANLTVQNLSVTKAFSPSTNIPGSPSTLTITLFNPSGAAYTGVGVTDNLPSGLLVASPPNTSTTCGAGTVNAAAGASSFNLTGGTIPAAVGATPGSCTVTVSVVASSTGNRTNTIPAGGVTTAQGATNVAPGSATLSVVAGLNPVTLAKTFLTNPIPVGAPSVLRIRLTNPNGSPNVLTSLGITDTLPTNVVIANPPNASTTCSGGTVTATAGGNSVTLSGGTLNINSNCDVLVSVTGTAPGAYLNSIPANSITNAQGRTNTSAANATLNVTSGVEISKAFFPNTIAPGGRSTLIVTLTNYLTTAVTGVQLTDNLPQGARPIRVANSPNNAATTCGTGTVTAVANATSFTLSNGTIPAAQGAVPGICTFQVEVTSTASSSNNTNTIPSGALTSTQGVTNLLQAQATLNFTPLPVNVIKSFNPLTVSGGSTSTMTVTLTNPSTTQTYLQTTFTDTMPAGMQVASVPNATTNCTNGIVTAVPGANTFTFSNGQIAPNTSCNVSLQVTSTVTGNRTNTIPIGGVTTFQGATNTSAASATLTNLPGLGVGKAFSPSLVQPGDTALLTITIINANPIDLTSLSLTDTLPSGVTIAPIPNGTTTCTSGTVTTTADSVTITGGSMVASTSCTVSVNVTVAAIGTYNNVIPANAITTAEGVTNPLATSGSISAVNFPTLSKTFNPTTISQNGLSTLTLQLGNPNAAAITLTAVLTDTLPAGVSVANPPNIGGTCTSANVTAVGGGNTIAYASGATIPVGGCTISVQVTSAISGSFTNTIPAGGLQTTSGNNPNPASASLTVGSAPNLLLVKRITAVVSGGVTTPFNTVFNAATTIISDPNNDDGNANWPAGYLQGGGVPDAGVSPADPVDAVAIKPGDQVEYTIYFLNAGGRDARKVRLCDRLEPNQTFVPTAYNGSSPGDGGSATNQGLALAIGSTAPTAYLTNVADAPDRGEFVASPTVPAKCNTVDNPNGTIVVDVTRDAPLSPQSIPYATAPGTPTGSYGFIRFRTQVN